Proteins found in one Dehalobacter sp. genomic segment:
- the idi gene encoding isopentenyl-diphosphate Delta-isomerase, translated as MEEYVVLVDEDDNMVGTAEKIDAHRNPKLHRAFSIFIANNNGELLIQKRAWEKYHNPGMWANTCCGHPRPGESLEAAAHRRLMEEMGFDTGMVKVFSFIYSTEFENGLTEMEYDHVFVGKWDGIPEKNPDEVADYKWIAKEDLAEDIRKNPEIYTAWFKIAWEHLLKEKVICL; from the coding sequence ATGGAAGAATATGTTGTTTTAGTAGATGAGGATGATAATATGGTTGGAACTGCTGAAAAAATCGATGCGCACAGGAATCCAAAACTGCACCGCGCTTTTTCTATCTTTATTGCCAACAATAACGGTGAGCTGTTAATACAAAAACGTGCCTGGGAAAAGTACCATAATCCGGGGATGTGGGCCAATACCTGCTGTGGTCACCCGCGGCCGGGTGAATCCCTCGAGGCGGCGGCGCACAGAAGACTGATGGAAGAAATGGGTTTTGATACCGGGATGGTGAAGGTTTTCTCATTTATCTATAGTACTGAGTTTGAAAATGGTCTGACAGAAATGGAATACGACCATGTCTTCGTAGGGAAATGGGATGGCATACCGGAAAAAAATCCGGATGAGGTAGCCGATTACAAGTGGATCGCGAAAGAAGACCTGGCTGAAGACATTAGAAAGAATCCGGAAATTTACACGGCATGGTTTAAAATTGCCTGGGAACATCTATTAAAAGAAAAGGTAATATGTTTATAG